The DNA window AGGCAAAGGCCAGATAACGGTCGTCCCGCAGGTTCAGCCTGTCGCCCATTTCCAGACGAATGGCCGAGAGAGCGGCCGCCACTATTTTGGGCTTGTCCGCCACTATGAGTATGAGGTCGCCGGGCTTGGCTCCGAAGGCGCCGATGATGGCGCTCATCTCCTCATCGGAGAAGAACTTGGCTATGGGCGACTTCACAGTGCCGTCCTCGTTCACTATGATGGTGGCGAGACCCTTGGCTCCCAGCTTTTTGGCCTTTTCCGTCAGGACGTCCAGGTCCTTCCGGGAATAGCCGCCGCAGCCCGGAGCGCAGATGCCCTTGATCTCGGGAGCCTCCGCAAACACCTTGAAGCCGGAGGCGTTGCCTATACCGGTGATATTGACGAATTCCATGCCAAAGCGCAGGTCCGGCTTGTCCGAGCCGTATTTGTCCATGGCCTCGGCGTAGGTGATCCTGGGGATAGGGCGGAACATGACCTGCTTGTCGGAGAGGGTGTCCACTATCTTCAGCATCAGCTCGTCCACCAGGTCAAAGATCATCTCCTGCTTGCAGAAGGACATCTCTATATCCAGCTGGGTGAATTCGGGCTGCCGGTCCGCTCTGGGGTCTTCGTCCCTGAAGCATTTGGCTATCTGGAAATACTTGTCCAGACCCGCCACCATCAGGAGCTGCTTCAGCTGCTGAGGGCTCTGGGGCAGGGCGTAAAAGGTGCCGGGATAGAGCCTGGAGGGGACCAGAAAGTCTCTGGCGCCCTCGGGGGTGGACTTGATGAGGATGGGAGTCTCCACCTCCAAAAAGCCCTTGCTGTCCATATAGTCCCGGATGAGCTTCACTACCTTGTGGCGCAGTATGAGCCTTTTTTGCATCTCGGGGCGCCGCAGGTCCAGATATCTGTATTTGAGACGGATCATCTCGTCGGTGGTGATGCCGTCCTGGATGGGGAAGGGAGGCGTCTTGGCCGTGTTGAGTATGGTCATGGCCTCTATGTGGACCTCGGTCTCGCCCGTGGGGATATTGGGGTTCACGGTCCCTTCCGGCCTGGCAGCTACCAGACCCTCTATCTCCACCACGAATTCGCTCCTGACCGTTTCGGCCTGTCTGAACAGCTCCGGCTGCTTCTGAGGGTCGATGACGCACTGCACGATGCCTTCCCGGTCCCTGACGTCCAAAAAGATCAGGCCGCCGTGGTCGCGGCTCCTTTGGACCCAGCCCTGGATGATAACTGTCTGTCCTATGTAGTCAGAGGTGATCTGACCGCAATATACGGTGCGTGTCTGCATGTTGTGCTCCAAAAAAATTAGTGTTGAGATCTGGCTTGTATATATCCGGCAAGCCGGTCAAAATCCTGAGTGTCCTGAACGCCTGTCTGCATGTCCTTTACGGCGGCCTGTCCGGAGGCTATCTCGTTGTCGCCTATGATGACGGCGAACCGGGCGTTCATTTTGCCCGCCGTCTTCATCTGGGCCTTGATGCTCCTGCCGGTAAAGTCGGTCTCTGCGCGCACTCCCGCCTCTCTCAGGCTGTGGGCCAGCATGAGACAGGTCTTCTGGGCGCTGTCGCCTGCCGCCACCATATACACCTGAGGCTCGTCGGACACGGGAAGGCTGACTCCCATGGCCTCCAGAGTCAGGATGAGCCGCTCCAGGCCTATGCCAAAGCCGATGGCGGGGGTGGGCGCGTGGCCCAGCTCGCTGATCAGATCGTCGTATCTGCCGCCGCCTCCTATGGCGTTCTGAGCTCCCAGACCACCCGAGACGAATTCAAAGGCGGTCTTGGTGTAGTAGTCAAAGCCCCGGACCAGATTTTTGTCTATGGTGTAGGCTATGCCCAGCCCGTCCAGAGCCTCCCGGAGCCCCGCAAAGTGCTCCCGGCAGCCGTCGCACAGATAGTCGGTGAGGGCAGGGGCGCCGGCCAGGGCCTTTTGGCAGCCCGGCTCCTTGCAGTCCAGCATCCTGAGGGGGTTGCGCTCATATCTGCCGCGGCACACGGGGCACAGCTCGTCGAGACGCTCCCCCGCATAGGCGGTCAGGGCCTCCCTGTAGCGGGGACGGCACTCCGGGCAGCCTATGGAGTTGAGCTTCAGAACGTATTCGCTGACGCCCACGGCCCGGAGAAAGCCCGCGGCCAGGGAAATGACCTCGGCGTCGGCGCGGGGAGACTCCTGTCCCACGCACTCCACTCCCAGCTGAGTGTGCTCTCTGTAGCGGCCGGCCTGAGGCCTTTCGTAGCGGAACAGGCGGGCTATATAATACATTTTGGCAAAGGGCAATACGCTCTGCAGGTTGTGCTCCACAAAGGCCCTCATGGAAGGGGCCGTGCCCTCCGGGCGGAGAGTGAGGCTGCGGCCGGAGCGGGATTCGAAGGAATACATCTCCTTGGTGACCACGTCAGTGGTCTCTCCCAGATTTCTGGTGAAGAGCTCGGTGTGCTCGAAGGTGGGAGTCCTGATCTCCGAGAAGCCGCACCTTCTGCAGGTCTCCCTGAATACGCCTTCTATATACTGCCATTTGCAGCTTTCCGTGGGAAGGACGTCCATTGTGCCGCGGGGAGCTTTGTATTCCGGCATGATAATCTCCTTGAGATACGTGAGAGTGATTGTGTTTGTCAGGGTCGGGTATAACTACTATAGATTATACCCTATATGCAAAAAAAAAGCAAACTTTTATGAAGAGGGGGAAAAAGGGGCGCTTG is part of the Abditibacteriota bacterium genome and encodes:
- a CDS encoding histidine--tRNA ligase — protein: MPEYKAPRGTMDVLPTESCKWQYIEGVFRETCRRCGFSEIRTPTFEHTELFTRNLGETTDVVTKEMYSFESRSGRSLTLRPEGTAPSMRAFVEHNLQSVLPFAKMYYIARLFRYERPQAGRYREHTQLGVECVGQESPRADAEVISLAAGFLRAVGVSEYVLKLNSIGCPECRPRYREALTAYAGERLDELCPVCRGRYERNPLRMLDCKEPGCQKALAGAPALTDYLCDGCREHFAGLREALDGLGIAYTIDKNLVRGFDYYTKTAFEFVSGGLGAQNAIGGGGRYDDLISELGHAPTPAIGFGIGLERLILTLEAMGVSLPVSDEPQVYMVAAGDSAQKTCLMLAHSLREAGVRAETDFTGRSIKAQMKTAGKMNARFAVIIGDNEIASGQAAVKDMQTGVQDTQDFDRLAGYIQARSQH
- the aspS gene encoding aspartate--tRNA ligase, translating into MQTRTVYCGQITSDYIGQTVIIQGWVQRSRDHGGLIFLDVRDREGIVQCVIDPQKQPELFRQAETVRSEFVVEIEGLVAARPEGTVNPNIPTGETEVHIEAMTILNTAKTPPFPIQDGITTDEMIRLKYRYLDLRRPEMQKRLILRHKVVKLIRDYMDSKGFLEVETPILIKSTPEGARDFLVPSRLYPGTFYALPQSPQQLKQLLMVAGLDKYFQIAKCFRDEDPRADRQPEFTQLDIEMSFCKQEMIFDLVDELMLKIVDTLSDKQVMFRPIPRITYAEAMDKYGSDKPDLRFGMEFVNITGIGNASGFKVFAEAPEIKGICAPGCGGYSRKDLDVLTEKAKKLGAKGLATIIVNEDGTVKSPIAKFFSDEEMSAIIGAFGAKPGDLILIVADKPKIVAAALSAIRLEMGDRLNLRDDRYLAFAWVLDFPMYEWKEEENRWDATHHPFTMPYEEDLPLLDTDPGKIRAQAFDFVCNGSECASGSIRIHRRDIQNKVFSLMNYKDEDIRARFGHMLDAFEYGAPPHGGIAPGIDRLIMLLADDDNIRDVMAFPKTATAVDPMTDAPSEVDADQLKELHIRTIKPVTTE